One Microbacter margulisiae genomic window carries:
- a CDS encoding polysaccharide biosynthesis/export family protein — MKKLLLLIVIPTLLLSCASNKNIPYFRDIPLNAHLMSDTTLLPPDVHIVIGDALSITVATIDPTASLPFNLPIASYVAPGSEQLYSTPNFQPYIVDNSGMITFPVIGKIHVAGLNKDEVVHLLKQKLLPYLKNPVVVLQIMNFKVTVLGEVNHPGTYTIPNNQVTILQALGYAGDMTVFGKRSNVLLVRDYDGKKEYVRINFNKSALLNSPYYYLHQNDVLYVEPNSTKIINADNQNTSLYISVISTLVTTIAVLVSLFRK; from the coding sequence ATGAAAAAGCTATTATTATTGATTGTAATCCCAACTTTGTTACTCTCGTGTGCTTCCAATAAGAACATTCCTTATTTTAGGGATATTCCATTGAATGCACATTTAATGTCTGATACCACTTTGCTACCTCCTGATGTTCATATTGTGATTGGAGATGCTCTTTCTATCACTGTTGCTACCATAGATCCAACCGCCTCTCTACCTTTTAATCTCCCTATTGCATCATATGTAGCACCTGGTTCGGAGCAATTGTATTCTACTCCAAATTTTCAACCCTATATTGTGGATAACTCAGGTATGATTACTTTTCCTGTAATAGGGAAAATCCACGTAGCAGGGTTAAATAAAGATGAAGTTGTACATCTTCTGAAGCAAAAATTATTGCCTTACTTGAAAAATCCTGTGGTTGTTTTACAAATTATGAATTTTAAAGTGACTGTTTTGGGAGAAGTAAATCATCCCGGAACTTATACTATTCCCAATAATCAGGTTACCATTTTGCAAGCGTTAGGATATGCAGGTGATATGACAGTGTTTGGCAAGCGGAGTAATGTGCTATTAGTTCGTGACTATGACGGGAAAAAAGAATATGTGCGCATTAACTTTAATAAATCAGCATTATTGAATTCCCCATATTATTATCTACACCAGAACGACGTGCTATATGTGGAACCTAATAGTACTAAGATAATTAATGCTGATAACCAGAATACTTCCTTGTATATTTCTGTTATTTCAACATTAGTGACAACCATAGCTGTGTTAGTCTCATTGTTTAGAAAATAA
- the proC gene encoding pyrroline-5-carboxylate reductase: MQITIIGAGNMGGAIAKGLFQHKKDFDSLKICLADVSQEKLEKSSSYCDHIFTDNVEAVANADIIIIAVKPWLVEIVLEEINASLNPDRHILVSIAAGITLESINRKLQYVFPVYRLIPNTAIALGESMTLIASQNTTDEQDIMISSLMEKLGKVMFIPETLMSAATSLTSCGIAYALRYVRAATEGGVEMGFSPMQAQQMIAQTLIGAATLLLDDSAHAEVEIDKVTTPGGLTIKGLNAMEEAGFTRAVIAGLKASR, encoded by the coding sequence ATGCAAATTACTATTATTGGAGCCGGTAATATGGGTGGCGCCATTGCAAAAGGGCTATTTCAACATAAAAAGGATTTTGATAGTTTGAAAATCTGTTTGGCTGATGTAAGCCAGGAGAAACTGGAGAAATCTTCTTCCTATTGCGATCACATATTTACAGATAATGTGGAAGCTGTTGCAAATGCGGATATTATTATCATCGCGGTAAAACCTTGGTTGGTAGAGATTGTCCTTGAGGAAATTAATGCATCACTTAATCCTGATCGTCATATTTTGGTGTCCATTGCGGCAGGAATTACCTTAGAATCTATTAACAGAAAATTGCAATATGTTTTTCCAGTGTATCGTTTAATTCCAAACACAGCAATTGCTTTAGGTGAAAGTATGACTTTAATTGCTTCTCAGAATACTACAGATGAGCAAGATATAATGATAAGCAGTTTAATGGAAAAGTTAGGGAAGGTGATGTTTATTCCAGAAACATTAATGAGTGCAGCAACTTCACTGACATCTTGTGGTATAGCATATGCGCTACGATATGTCAGAGCGGCCACTGAAGGTGGCGTGGAAATGGGATTTTCTCCGATGCAGGCTCAGCAAATGATAGCGCAAACTTTAATTGGAGCTGCAACTTTGTTGTTAGATGATAGTGCTCATGCGGAAGTCGAAATAGACAAAGTAACTACTCCTGGTGGATTAACTATAAAGGGCTTAAATGCTATGGAAGAAGCCGGATTTACCCGTGCTGTGATTGCAGGGCTTAAAGCAAGTCGCTAA
- a CDS encoding gliding motility lipoprotein GldH, with translation MGLQIVRKALIHSFWLGCGVLLLGCNSNALYNHFHSLPSTGWSKDSIVYFVVPVHDTTAQYNVIVNLRHQSSYPYQNFWMFIDEQSPKGIVSKDTVECYLADDRGKWLGSGFSVYSMPVLIAHNKRFKSHGNYIFTIRQGMRDDALPGIDAIGLEIDK, from the coding sequence ATGGGCCTGCAAATCGTCCGCAAAGCGCTAATTCATAGCTTTTGGTTGGGATGCGGAGTTTTACTCCTTGGGTGTAACTCAAATGCTCTCTATAATCATTTCCATTCGCTGCCTTCAACCGGGTGGAGTAAAGATAGCATTGTGTATTTTGTTGTACCAGTGCATGATACAACTGCTCAATATAATGTGATTGTTAATCTAAGGCATCAATCATCGTATCCATATCAAAATTTCTGGATGTTTATTGATGAGCAATCCCCAAAAGGGATTGTTTCAAAAGACACTGTAGAATGTTATTTGGCTGATGATCGTGGCAAATGGTTGGGAAGCGGATTTAGTGTCTATTCAATGCCTGTATTAATAGCGCACAATAAAAGATTTAAATCTCATGGAAATTATATTTTTACAATTCGACAAGGCATGCGTGATGATGCCTTGCCGGGTATAGATGCAATTGGATTGGAAATAGATAAATGA
- a CDS encoding regulatory iron-sulfur-containing complex subunit RicT, with the protein MDYILLPGGFRINKKGTNRTTDKKLSAVDWMCDLPETHDDCPFVEVQFKNTRKGYYLNSNQLKLEKGDMVAVEATPGHDIGEVTLTGRLVEVQMQKNGINTKKTEIRRVYRKARPIDIEKYEEAKAKEHDTMIRTRRIAADLNLNMKIGDVEYQGDGNKAIFYYIADERVDFRQLIKVLAEEFGIRIEMRQIGARQEAGRIGGIGPCGRELCCSTWMGNFVSVATNAARYQDLSTNPQKLAGQCAKLKCCINYELDSYMDVQKDFPSKDIPLEALTGTYYHFKTDVFKRQMTYSSAPGIAANLVVLSVDRVKEILALNRKGEKVGSLEEKREEKSNVVNVDFQNVVGQDSVTRFDPAKKKKHKSRNKKHGPANRPQSANS; encoded by the coding sequence ATGGATTATATATTACTCCCCGGAGGATTCCGGATAAATAAAAAAGGAACAAATCGTACTACTGATAAAAAATTAAGTGCTGTAGATTGGATGTGCGATTTGCCAGAGACACACGACGATTGTCCTTTTGTTGAGGTTCAATTTAAAAATACACGAAAAGGATATTATCTGAATAGCAATCAATTAAAGCTCGAAAAAGGAGACATGGTTGCTGTGGAAGCTACTCCTGGTCATGATATTGGAGAAGTAACGCTTACCGGTCGTTTGGTGGAAGTCCAAATGCAAAAAAATGGGATTAATACTAAGAAAACGGAAATTCGTAGAGTTTACCGCAAAGCCCGTCCGATTGATATTGAGAAATATGAAGAGGCTAAAGCAAAGGAACATGATACGATGATCAGAACCCGACGCATTGCCGCTGATCTTAATCTTAATATGAAAATTGGAGATGTGGAATACCAAGGAGATGGTAATAAAGCCATTTTCTATTATATTGCTGACGAACGAGTAGATTTTCGTCAATTAATCAAGGTCTTAGCGGAGGAATTCGGTATTCGTATTGAAATGCGTCAGATAGGAGCGCGTCAGGAAGCGGGTCGCATTGGTGGTATTGGACCTTGTGGGCGGGAACTTTGTTGTTCAACATGGATGGGCAATTTTGTGTCAGTAGCTACTAATGCTGCTCGTTACCAAGATTTATCAACTAATCCGCAAAAGCTTGCTGGCCAGTGTGCAAAACTGAAATGTTGTATTAATTACGAGTTGGATTCGTATATGGATGTTCAGAAAGACTTTCCATCCAAAGATATTCCTCTTGAAGCACTTACAGGTACCTATTATCACTTTAAAACAGACGTATTTAAACGCCAGATGACTTATTCGTCTGCTCCTGGAATAGCTGCCAATTTGGTTGTCCTTTCAGTCGATCGCGTTAAAGAAATTCTTGCGTTGAATCGTAAAGGGGAGAAAGTTGGTTCTCTGGAAGAAAAACGCGAAGAAAAGTCCAATGTAGTTAATGTGGATTTTCAAAATGTGGTAGGACAAGACAGCGTAACTCGTTTTGATCCAGCAAAAAAGAAAAAACATAAATCTCGAAATAAAAAACATGGGCCTGCAAATCGTCCGCAAAGCGCTAATTCATAG
- the holB gene encoding DNA polymerase III subunit delta', whose protein sequence is MLFRDIIGQETTKQRLKNLVHEERIPHALLINGSAGIGKLSLALAFAQYINCKHPTTDDACGTCPSCVKFAKLEHPDLHFVFPIVKLEKSKVAICDDFVSDFRHFLLQNPYGSNNDWMSQIASEKQGMIYEAESNEIVRKLSLKTYESEYKVMAIWQPERMNAVCANKLLKILEEPPAKTLFLLVSEQPDALLTTIQSRTQRINVPLIHNIDLAEAVQSRFNLSEEHARYVARIANGNFRKALEIIELNEEQKFNFEQFVYFMRQSYQRNVFELKSWSEMMAKIGRERQKSFISYVQKMLRENFILNLKQEELNYLNQDEMQFSQKFSPFVNERNIEAMMDQVDLAELHIEGNVQAKMVFLDLSLQFSHLLKK, encoded by the coding sequence GTGTTGTTCAGGGATATAATAGGACAAGAGACCACTAAACAAAGATTGAAGAATTTGGTTCATGAAGAACGAATTCCACATGCTTTGTTAATCAATGGTTCGGCTGGTATTGGAAAACTGTCTTTGGCATTGGCATTCGCCCAATATATTAATTGCAAACATCCAACTACCGATGATGCTTGTGGCACATGTCCTTCGTGTGTCAAATTTGCAAAACTGGAACATCCTGATCTTCACTTCGTATTTCCGATTGTTAAGCTTGAAAAATCTAAAGTTGCGATTTGCGATGATTTTGTTTCAGATTTTAGACATTTCTTACTTCAAAATCCATATGGGAGTAATAATGATTGGATGAGTCAGATTGCTTCCGAAAAGCAAGGAATGATTTATGAGGCTGAAAGTAATGAGATTGTCCGGAAATTAAGTCTAAAAACATACGAATCTGAATATAAAGTAATGGCCATTTGGCAACCGGAGCGTATGAATGCTGTGTGTGCCAATAAATTACTGAAAATTTTGGAAGAACCACCTGCAAAGACGCTATTCCTTTTGGTGTCAGAGCAGCCCGATGCTTTGTTGACAACAATTCAGTCTCGTACGCAACGAATTAATGTTCCATTAATTCATAATATTGATTTAGCAGAAGCAGTTCAAAGTCGATTTAACCTCTCTGAAGAACATGCCCGGTATGTAGCTCGTATTGCTAACGGAAATTTTCGCAAAGCCCTTGAAATAATAGAATTAAACGAAGAACAAAAATTTAATTTTGAACAATTTGTCTATTTTATGCGTCAATCATATCAGCGTAATGTGTTTGAACTAAAAAGCTGGTCAGAAATGATGGCCAAAATAGGCAGAGAAAGGCAAAAGAGCTTCATAAGCTATGTGCAAAAGATGTTGCGTGAGAATTTTATCTTGAATCTTAAACAAGAAGAATTGAATTATCTGAATCAGGACGAAATGCAATTCTCTCAAAAATTTTCACCCTTTGTGAATGAACGTAATATTGAAGCAATGATGGATCAGGTTGATCTGGCTGAATTACATATAGAGGGTAATGTTCAGGCAAAAATGGTATTTTTGGACTTATCATTGCAATTTAGTCATTTGTTGAAAAAATAG
- a CDS encoding aminotransferase class V-fold PLP-dependent enzyme produces the protein MKSFASDNYSGVHPTIFEALIEANEDHASSYGNDMYTEKAEAKFKSLFGDDTQVLFVFNGTGANVVCLQCAVHSFESIICAETAHICSDECGAPVKATGSMLQPIVTPDGKLTPELIDPYIKGIGNMHNVQPRVISISQTTEVGTLYQVEELSRLCEYAHVHGLLVHLDGARIANAVASLGVNVKACTVDCGVDIMSFGGTKNGLLMGEAILIFNPELARNAQYVRKQATQLFSKMRFISAQFVALFENDLWLTMARHSNHMAKLLEQEIKDLPFIEFTQPVEANALFVRLPEAMVKPLQQEFPFYLWDEQQFEARWMCSFDTTEDDIRLFVQHIKMLAEFQHLA, from the coding sequence GTGAAAAGTTTTGCAAGTGATAATTATTCTGGAGTTCATCCGACCATTTTTGAAGCCTTAATAGAAGCAAATGAGGATCATGCTTCTTCCTATGGGAATGATATGTATACGGAAAAGGCTGAAGCTAAATTTAAATCTTTATTCGGAGACGATACACAAGTGCTTTTTGTTTTCAATGGCACAGGTGCTAACGTGGTATGTTTGCAATGTGCTGTGCATTCATTTGAATCGATCATATGCGCTGAGACGGCTCATATTTGTTCTGATGAGTGTGGGGCTCCCGTTAAAGCAACCGGAAGCATGTTGCAGCCTATAGTTACTCCTGATGGAAAACTAACGCCTGAGCTCATTGACCCATATATAAAAGGCATAGGGAATATGCACAATGTACAACCACGAGTGATTTCTATTTCTCAAACTACTGAAGTGGGAACTTTATATCAGGTAGAGGAACTGTCACGTCTTTGTGAATATGCTCATGTCCACGGCTTGCTGGTACATTTGGATGGAGCCCGAATAGCTAATGCTGTAGCTTCTTTAGGAGTGAATGTAAAGGCCTGCACTGTGGATTGCGGTGTTGATATTATGAGTTTTGGTGGAACTAAAAATGGATTATTAATGGGAGAAGCCATTCTGATTTTTAATCCTGAATTGGCTAGAAATGCTCAATATGTCCGAAAACAAGCTACTCAACTCTTTTCGAAAATGAGATTTATTTCAGCTCAGTTTGTAGCTTTATTCGAAAATGATTTGTGGTTAACGATGGCACGTCATTCCAATCATATGGCAAAATTACTTGAACAAGAGATTAAAGATTTGCCTTTTATTGAATTTACACAACCTGTTGAAGCAAATGCTTTATTTGTTCGTTTGCCTGAGGCTATGGTAAAACCGTTACAACAAGAATTCCCGTTTTATTTATGGGATGAACAGCAGTTTGAAGCTCGTTGGATGTGCTCTTTTGATACAACAGAAGATGATATTCGTCTGTTTGTACAACACATAAAGATGCTGGCTGAATTCCAACACCTCGCTTAA
- a CDS encoding DUF3276 family protein, giving the protein MKESNSQNEDMPNDRDIYYSQRIKAGKRIYYFDMKKSRFGDYYLVITESKKEVIVNDADNPIVSFERHRIFLYQEDFDEFLRGLHELIDLINIKNDTIALVEEPVPDHTPEKLKKVGDSA; this is encoded by the coding sequence ATGAAGGAATCTAATTCTCAAAATGAAGATATGCCTAATGACCGAGATATTTATTATTCCCAACGAATCAAAGCGGGTAAGCGAATTTATTATTTCGATATGAAGAAGAGTCGTTTTGGCGATTATTATCTGGTAATTACCGAAAGTAAAAAGGAAGTAATTGTTAATGATGCTGACAATCCTATTGTTTCGTTTGAAAGACATAGAATATTTCTATATCAGGAAGATTTTGATGAATTTCTGAGGGGATTACACGAATTGATTGATCTGATTAATATTAAAAATGATACGATTGCCCTTGTAGAAGAGCCTGTGCCAGATCATACCCCCGAAAAATTGAAGAAAGTAGGAGATAGCGCTTGA
- a CDS encoding universal stress protein, producing the protein MEPNFVTIAIHTPERAQVLKTLLEQDGIEVQLHPVNESTTEITPGVRVRIPENELSHALLIVEEMEYAQHQGENILNKKNQKEILIPVDFSDYSIRTCDLGVKMAASMKARVVLLHSYYSMNFSMMQLTETLSYDIYENETIKELVRKAEEDMHNLFNLLKRKMTQGELPKVPITTEIREGIPEDVILTYAKEHDPILIIMGTRGKDQKESDLIGSVTAEIIDRSRHPVLAVPENVPLAAFEEELNVAFVNSIDEKDLLAFEKMMQLLTTFKKKIFFTQILPRKENPGNEKLIARLHDYIKHHYPLFKTEYGTIKEADLLAELESYIHEQRIGLMVINSHKRNIFTHLFNPSIAHKMIFHSDTPLLVFHS; encoded by the coding sequence ATGGAACCCAATTTTGTGACCATTGCCATTCACACACCAGAGCGAGCCCAGGTACTAAAAACTTTATTAGAACAAGATGGCATTGAGGTACAACTCCATCCTGTCAACGAATCAACCACTGAAATTACGCCTGGCGTTCGGGTTAGAATTCCTGAGAATGAACTTTCTCATGCATTATTAATTGTAGAGGAAATGGAGTACGCTCAACATCAAGGAGAAAATATTTTGAACAAAAAAAATCAGAAAGAGATTCTCATTCCGGTTGATTTCTCTGATTATTCAATCCGCACCTGTGATCTGGGAGTCAAAATGGCAGCATCTATGAAAGCTCGCGTTGTGCTTTTACATAGCTACTACAGCATGAATTTTTCCATGATGCAGCTCACAGAAACTTTATCTTATGATATTTATGAAAACGAAACTATTAAAGAGCTCGTGCGAAAAGCGGAAGAAGACATGCACAACCTGTTTAATCTGCTAAAACGCAAAATGACGCAAGGGGAATTACCCAAAGTACCGATCACAACAGAAATTCGCGAAGGTATTCCGGAAGATGTCATCCTGACTTACGCCAAAGAACATGATCCAATATTAATCATAATGGGAACAAGAGGGAAAGATCAAAAAGAATCGGATCTTATAGGAAGCGTCACTGCCGAAATCATTGACAGAAGCAGGCATCCGGTTTTAGCTGTGCCTGAAAACGTACCACTTGCCGCATTTGAAGAGGAATTAAACGTTGCATTTGTGAATAGCATCGACGAAAAAGACCTGTTGGCTTTCGAAAAAATGATGCAATTATTGACTACCTTCAAGAAAAAGATTTTCTTTACTCAAATATTGCCACGCAAGGAAAATCCCGGGAATGAAAAACTCATTGCCAGACTACATGACTATATCAAACACCATTATCCGTTATTCAAGACCGAATATGGCACCATCAAAGAGGCTGATCTATTAGCAGAATTAGAGTCATATATCCACGAACAACGCATTGGATTAATGGTGATCAATTCACACAAACGTAATATTTTCACTCACCTGTTTAACCCCAGCATAGCCCACAAAATGATTTTTCATTCAGACACACCTTTATTAGTTTTTCATTCGTAA
- a CDS encoding DUF4295 domain-containing protein, producing MAKKAVASLQTGEGRAYAKVIKMVKSPKTGAYIFKEEMVHNDEVKAFFSK from the coding sequence ATGGCAAAGAAAGCAGTTGCATCATTGCAAACAGGAGAAGGTCGTGCGTATGCCAAAGTGATTAAAATGGTAAAGTCTCCTAAAACTGGAGCTTATATATTTAAAGAAGAAATGGTACATAACGACGAAGTAAAAGCGTTTTTTTCGAAGTAA
- the rpmG gene encoding 50S ribosomal protein L33, whose protein sequence is MAKKSKESRIQVILECTEHKDSGMPGTSRYITTKNRKNTPGRLELKKYNPILKKVTVHKEIK, encoded by the coding sequence ATGGCAAAGAAATCAAAAGAAAGCAGAATTCAAGTCATTTTGGAATGTACGGAGCATAAGGATAGTGGTATGCCAGGTACATCTCGTTACATTACAACCAAGAACCGTAAAAATACTCCGGGTCGGTTAGAATTGAAAAAATACAATCCTATTCTGAAAAAAGTAACAGTTCATAAAGAAATTAAATAA
- the rpmB gene encoding 50S ribosomal protein L28 — translation MAKTCQITGKKAMTGNNVSHSKRRTKRVFDVNLFTRKFYWVEQDMWISLKVSAAGLRTINKLGLNEAIRRAAEKGYLYI, via the coding sequence ATGGCAAAGACATGTCAAATAACAGGGAAAAAAGCAATGACCGGCAACAATGTTTCGCACTCGAAACGCCGTACAAAGCGAGTTTTTGATGTAAACTTATTTACACGAAAATTTTATTGGGTAGAACAGGATATGTGGATTAGTCTTAAAGTATCTGCAGCTGGTCTTCGTACTATTAATAAATTAGGCCTGAATGAAGCTATCCGTAGAGCAGCAGAAAAAGGATATTTATACATTTAA
- a CDS encoding Y-family DNA polymerase, translating to MIALMDCNNFFVSCERILRPDLQEKPVLVLSNNDGCIISRSNEVKAIGIRMGQPFFQTKKLVQQYNIACFSANFVLYEEVSRQVMQVLEEFTPNPEVYSIDEAFLNLPDDIPHFRQIGYDIVNTIHRQIGIPVSVGIAPSKTLAKAAADIAKKDARYKGVACIDTPEKIVKLQTILPIGDIWGIGNRHARFLTSNSIFTAKDFVDKPQQWVRHYFSIVGEKTWRELQGEACFEYNRSPDKRQQIMVSRSFASPITSYEELRGPMALFAASAAYKLRQQNMVTSQIEIFLSNGRFPSANEQKIWQSTTVSFATPISNTIEITDAALQGLHKIAQKGIKYKKAGIILRSLTRREGIQTNLFDTTNHSKNQKISDIMDSINQTYGKNHLRLAVQATTSPSRQERLSTIPTSQTGKSKKA from the coding sequence ATGATAGCCCTAATGGATTGTAACAATTTCTTTGTATCATGTGAACGAATTCTTCGTCCTGATTTACAAGAAAAACCTGTATTGGTACTATCCAATAACGATGGATGTATCATTTCCCGAAGTAATGAAGTAAAAGCAATTGGTATTAGAATGGGACAACCATTTTTTCAAACTAAGAAATTAGTACAGCAATACAATATTGCTTGTTTCTCTGCAAATTTCGTTCTGTACGAAGAAGTTTCACGGCAAGTCATGCAAGTACTGGAAGAGTTTACACCCAATCCGGAGGTTTACTCAATTGACGAAGCTTTTTTAAATCTACCAGACGATATTCCTCATTTTCGTCAGATAGGATATGATATTGTTAATACTATTCACAGACAAATCGGAATACCCGTAAGCGTTGGCATTGCACCTTCCAAAACATTGGCAAAAGCCGCTGCCGATATAGCAAAAAAAGATGCGCGGTACAAAGGAGTAGCATGTATTGACACGCCCGAAAAAATAGTCAAACTACAAACTATCTTGCCTATTGGGGATATATGGGGCATTGGGAATCGTCATGCACGATTTTTAACTAGCAATAGCATTTTCACTGCAAAAGATTTTGTAGATAAACCCCAACAGTGGGTACGCCATTATTTCTCTATCGTGGGCGAAAAAACCTGGCGTGAGCTACAGGGAGAAGCTTGTTTTGAATACAACAGATCTCCCGATAAACGGCAACAAATTATGGTATCGCGCAGTTTTGCGTCACCGATAACCTCCTATGAAGAATTACGGGGGCCAATGGCTTTATTTGCAGCCTCAGCAGCTTATAAACTACGTCAGCAAAACATGGTAACTTCGCAAATCGAAATATTCCTTTCCAACGGGCGTTTTCCTTCAGCTAACGAACAAAAGATATGGCAATCAACTACTGTATCTTTTGCAACTCCTATTAGCAACACGATAGAAATAACTGACGCTGCATTACAAGGGCTACACAAGATCGCACAAAAAGGAATAAAATATAAAAAAGCAGGTATCATTCTGCGTTCTCTTACCCGAAGAGAAGGAATCCAGACTAATCTTTTCGACACAACTAATCATTCTAAAAATCAAAAAATCAGCGATATAATGGACTCTATTAATCAAACATACGGTAAAAATCACCTTCGGTTGGCTGTGCAAGCAACAACTAGCCCTTCACGACAAGAACGACTTTCCACTATACCTACTTCACAAACAGGAAAATCAAAGAAAGCATAA
- a CDS encoding Gfo/Idh/MocA family protein: protein METVRWGIIGAGDVCEVKSGPAFYKIEHSELIAVMRRNIVKAADFAKRHGAKRWYDDAEALLTDSEVDIVYVATPPQAHAEYAIRAMRAGKAVYVEKPMAMNYTECQTMIAVSEETHMPLFVAHYRRSLPYFIKIKSLLDAGRLGKIISVLVRQFRAPMVVDLNPGEHTWRVDPTVSGGGYLFDLAPHTVDILDFLLGRIIQVQGFKANRGGFYNAEDSVTATFTFESGVLGNALWSFVSAPVADSDRVEIVGTEGTLTFSVFGFTPIVLENGQGSHLFTTEQPQHIQLPFIQTIVNELRGVGNAPCHGEIGSRPNWFMDQLVCID, encoded by the coding sequence ATGGAAACTGTTCGATGGGGAATTATTGGTGCCGGAGATGTGTGTGAAGTGAAAAGTGGACCGGCATTTTACAAAATTGAGCATTCTGAATTAATTGCAGTAATGCGCCGAAACATAGTCAAAGCAGCCGATTTTGCAAAAAGACATGGAGCCAAGCGTTGGTATGACGATGCGGAGGCTTTGTTGACTGATTCAGAAGTGGATATTGTCTATGTGGCAACTCCTCCGCAGGCGCATGCTGAATATGCTATTCGGGCAATGAGGGCGGGAAAGGCTGTTTATGTGGAGAAACCGATGGCAATGAATTATACTGAATGCCAGACTATGATTGCTGTTTCTGAAGAGACGCACATGCCTTTATTTGTGGCGCATTATCGCCGGAGCTTACCTTATTTTATCAAAATAAAATCGTTACTTGATGCCGGTCGTTTAGGAAAAATTATTTCGGTGCTAGTCCGTCAGTTTCGGGCCCCTATGGTTGTTGATCTAAATCCAGGCGAGCACACATGGCGTGTGGATCCTACCGTCTCCGGAGGTGGCTATCTGTTTGATTTGGCTCCTCATACAGTCGATATTCTTGATTTTTTATTGGGGAGAATAATCCAGGTGCAGGGCTTTAAAGCGAATCGTGGTGGATTTTATAATGCAGAAGATAGTGTGACCGCCACCTTTACATTTGAATCTGGAGTGTTGGGTAATGCTTTGTGGAGTTTCGTATCTGCTCCTGTAGCTGATAGCGATCGGGTAGAGATTGTTGGAACGGAGGGGACATTGACTTTTTCTGTTTTTGGATTTACTCCGATTGTTTTGGAAAATGGTCAAGGTTCGCATTTGTTTACTACCGAGCAACCTCAGCATATCCAACTTCCTTTTATTCAAACCATAGTCAATGAACTGCGCGGCGTGGGCAACGCTCCTTGTCACGGAGAAATTGGTTCACGTCCTAATTGGTTTATGGATCAGTTGGTTTGCATTGATTGA